The following coding sequences lie in one Pseudomonas sp. SL4(2022) genomic window:
- a CDS encoding ABC transporter substrate-binding protein, with product MRLATLPLLLAPLLAPILAQASTLSVCTEASPDGFDVVQYNSLTTTNASADVLMNRLVDFDAASGTLQPSLAQAWEVSANGLSYSFTLRPDVQFHHTDYFNPSRLLNADDVLFSFQRMLDPAHPWHKVAPSGYPHAQSMQLPSLIKSIDKTGEHSLRFNLNRPDATFLATLSMGFASIYSAEYAAQLLAAGTPEALNSQPIGSGPFVFKRFQKDASVRYSANPSYFAGKPAVDNLVFAITPDANVRLQKLRRGECHIALSPKPQDIQAISGDNNLQSAHTAAFMTAFVGINSQHPPLDQPAVRQAINLAFDKTSYLKAVFENSAEAANGPYPPNTWSYASELPGYPHDPQKARDLLKQAGLADGFSTTIWTRPTGSVLNPNPSLGAQLLQADLAKVGIKAEIRVIEWGELIRRAKTGEHDLLFMGWAGDNGDPDNFLTPQFACASLESGLNFARYCDPQLDKLIADGKITSDQTQRSQIYKEAQRIIQQQALWLPLAHPTAYALTRKQVEGYQVSPFGRQYFAKVRLKP from the coding sequence ATGCGTCTTGCCACCCTACCGCTGCTGCTCGCCCCGCTACTGGCTCCTATCCTGGCCCAGGCCAGCACGCTCAGCGTCTGCACGGAGGCCAGCCCGGATGGTTTCGACGTGGTGCAGTACAATTCGCTGACCACCACCAACGCCTCGGCTGACGTGCTGATGAACCGCCTGGTGGATTTCGATGCCGCCAGCGGCACATTGCAGCCGAGCCTGGCGCAGGCCTGGGAGGTCAGCGCGAATGGCCTGAGCTACAGTTTCACCCTGCGCCCGGACGTACAGTTTCACCACACTGACTATTTCAACCCCAGCCGCCTATTGAATGCCGACGACGTGCTGTTCAGCTTTCAACGCATGCTCGACCCGGCCCATCCGTGGCACAAGGTTGCGCCCAGCGGCTACCCTCATGCGCAGTCGATGCAGCTGCCAAGCCTGATCAAATCCATCGACAAAACTGGCGAACACAGCCTGCGCTTTAACCTTAACCGCCCGGACGCGACCTTCCTGGCCACCCTGAGCATGGGCTTCGCCTCTATTTATTCCGCCGAATACGCCGCGCAACTGCTGGCGGCCGGCACCCCGGAAGCGCTCAACAGCCAGCCGATTGGCAGCGGGCCATTTGTCTTCAAGCGCTTTCAGAAGGATGCCAGCGTACGTTACAGCGCCAACCCGAGTTACTTCGCGGGCAAACCTGCGGTAGACAATCTGGTGTTCGCCATCACCCCCGACGCCAACGTGCGCCTGCAGAAACTTCGCCGCGGCGAATGCCATATCGCCCTGTCACCAAAACCGCAGGATATTCAGGCAATCAGCGGTGATAACAATCTGCAGAGCGCACATACCGCAGCCTTTATGACTGCCTTCGTCGGTATCAACAGTCAGCACCCGCCGCTGGACCAACCCGCCGTGCGCCAGGCAATCAACCTGGCCTTCGACAAAACCAGCTACCTCAAGGCGGTATTCGAGAACAGTGCCGAAGCAGCTAACGGCCCCTACCCGCCCAATACCTGGAGCTACGCCAGCGAGTTACCTGGCTACCCGCATGATCCGCAAAAAGCCCGCGACCTGCTCAAGCAGGCCGGCCTGGCCGATGGCTTCAGCACCACCATCTGGACCCGCCCCACCGGCAGCGTGCTCAACCCCAACCCGAGCCTGGGTGCGCAGCTGCTACAAGCTGACCTTGCCAAGGTCGGCATCAAAGCGGAAATTCGCGTCATTGAATGGGGCGAGCTGATTCGCCGCGCCAAGACCGGCGAACATGACCTGCTGTTTATGGGCTGGGCCGGTGACAACGGCGATCCGGACAACTTCCTCACGCCGCAGTTTGCCTGCGCCTCGCTTGAATCCGGGCTGAACTTCGCCCGCTATTGCGACCCACAGCTGGACAAGCTGATCGCTGACGGCAAAATCACCAGCGACCAGACGCAGCGCAGCCAGATTTATAAGGAGGCGCAACGGATCATCCAGCAGCAGGCACTCTGGCTACCACTCGCTCACCCGACGGCTTACGCGCTGACGCGCAAGCAGGTCGAGGGTTATCAGGTCAGCCCATTCGGTCGCCAGTACTTTGCCAAGGTACGCCTGAAGCCCTAG
- the rpmB gene encoding 50S ribosomal protein L28, whose amino-acid sequence MSRVCQVTGKGPVTGNNISHANNKTRRRFLPNLQHHRFWVESENRFVRLRVSAKGMRCIDKRGIDVVLSELRARGEKV is encoded by the coding sequence ATGTCGAGAGTCTGTCAAGTTACCGGTAAGGGTCCGGTAACCGGGAATAACATTTCCCACGCAAACAACAAAACCCGTCGTCGTTTCCTGCCGAACCTGCAGCATCATCGCTTCTGGGTCGAGTCTGAGAACCGTTTCGTGCGTCTGCGCGTTTCTGCCAAAGGCATGCGTTGCATCGACAAGCGTGGTATTGACGTGGTTCTGTCCGAGCTGCGCGCTCGCGGCGAAAAGGTTTAA
- the rpmG gene encoding 50S ribosomal protein L33, with amino-acid sequence MRELIRLISSAGTGHFYTTDKNKRTTPDKIEIKKFDPVVRKHVIYKEGKIK; translated from the coding sequence ATGCGTGAATTGATCCGTTTGATCTCGAGTGCCGGTACTGGTCACTTCTACACTACCGACAAAAACAAGCGCACCACTCCGGACAAAATCGAAATCAAAAAATTCGATCCGGTTGTGCGTAAGCACGTGATCTACAAGGAAGGCAAGATCAAGTAA
- a CDS encoding cupin domain-containing protein yields the protein MNIEQIVDFATATTTPEHYRPAAEKVLKGDPEQSVRNHYGSPCGQFNAGIWEGDIGHWTINYTEHEYCEILQGVSVLRDKDGNAKTLRAGDRFVIPAGFSGTWEVLEPCRKVYVIFEQASN from the coding sequence ATGAACATCGAACAGATCGTCGACTTCGCCACCGCCACCACCACCCCGGAGCACTATCGCCCAGCGGCGGAAAAAGTCCTCAAGGGTGACCCCGAGCAAAGTGTGCGCAACCACTACGGCAGCCCCTGCGGGCAGTTCAATGCGGGGATATGGGAGGGCGACATCGGCCACTGGACCATCAACTACACCGAACACGAGTACTGCGAAATTCTGCAGGGCGTATCAGTCCTGCGCGACAAAGACGGCAACGCCAAAACCCTGCGCGCCGGCGACCGTTTCGTGATCCCGGCCGGTTTCTCCGGCACCTGGGAAGTGCTGGAGCCGTGCCGCAAGGTCTATGTGATCTTCGAGCAAGCCAGCAACTGA
- a CDS encoding aldehyde dehydrogenase, with protein sequence MTSLTRADWEQRAKDLKIEGRAFVHGEYRAAVSGATFECISPVDGRLLGLVASCDLADAELAVADARATFESGVWSRMAPAQRKRIMIRFADLMDQHAEELALLETLDMGKPISDALGVDVPGASRAIRWSGEAVDKIYDEVAATPHDELGLVTREPVGVVAAIVPWNFPMIMTAWKLGPALATGNSVIVKPSEKSPLTALRMAQLALDAGIPAGVLNVLPGYGHTVGKALALHMDVDTLVFTGSTKIAKQLMIYAGESNMKRVWLEAGGKSANIVFADAPDLKAAAEAAAAAICFNQGEMCTAGSRLLVERSIKDTFMPMVLEAMQGWKAGYALDPDSKVGALVDAGHLNAVLGYIDAGHKDQAKLLCGGKRTLEETGGQYVEPTIFDDAHNSMRIAKEEIFGPVLTVIPFDSTEEAIAIANDSIYGLAAAIWTSNLSKAHLAAKALRVGSMWVNQYDGGDMTAPFGGFKQSGNGRDKSLHAFDKYTEIKATWIKL encoded by the coding sequence ATGACTAGCCTGACTCGTGCCGACTGGGAGCAGCGTGCCAAAGACCTGAAGATCGAAGGCCGCGCCTTTGTCCATGGCGAGTACCGTGCCGCTGTCTCCGGTGCCACCTTCGAGTGCATCAGCCCGGTCGATGGTCGCCTGCTCGGCTTGGTGGCCAGCTGTGATCTGGCCGATGCCGAGTTGGCGGTAGCGGATGCCCGCGCCACCTTCGAGTCTGGCGTTTGGTCGCGCATGGCCCCGGCGCAGCGCAAGCGCATCATGATCCGTTTTGCTGACCTGATGGATCAGCACGCCGAAGAGCTGGCCCTGCTGGAAACCCTCGACATGGGTAAGCCGATCAGCGATGCCCTGGGTGTCGATGTGCCGGGTGCTTCGCGGGCAATTCGCTGGAGTGGCGAGGCGGTCGATAAGATTTATGACGAAGTGGCGGCGACGCCACATGACGAACTGGGCCTGGTGACCCGTGAGCCGGTCGGCGTGGTGGCGGCCATCGTGCCGTGGAACTTCCCGATGATCATGACCGCCTGGAAGCTTGGCCCGGCGCTGGCCACCGGCAACTCGGTAATCGTCAAACCGTCCGAGAAATCCCCGTTGACCGCCCTGCGCATGGCGCAACTGGCTCTGGATGCCGGTATTCCGGCCGGTGTGCTCAACGTGCTGCCAGGCTATGGCCATACCGTGGGCAAGGCGCTGGCGCTGCATATGGATGTCGACACCCTGGTGTTCACCGGGTCGACCAAGATCGCCAAGCAACTGATGATCTACGCCGGTGAATCGAACATGAAGCGCGTCTGGCTGGAAGCCGGTGGCAAGAGCGCCAATATCGTCTTCGCTGATGCGCCGGACCTCAAAGCCGCCGCCGAGGCCGCTGCCGCGGCGATCTGTTTCAACCAAGGCGAGATGTGCACCGCGGGCTCGCGCTTGCTGGTGGAGCGTTCGATCAAGGACACCTTCATGCCCATGGTGCTGGAAGCCATGCAGGGCTGGAAAGCCGGCTACGCGCTGGATCCGGACAGCAAGGTGGGCGCGCTGGTTGATGCGGGCCATCTGAATGCCGTGCTCGGCTACATCGACGCTGGCCACAAGGATCAGGCCAAGCTGCTGTGCGGTGGTAAGCGCACCCTGGAAGAAACGGGCGGCCAGTATGTGGAGCCGACCATCTTTGATGACGCGCACAACAGCATGCGCATCGCCAAGGAGGAAATCTTCGGCCCGGTGCTGACGGTGATTCCGTTCGACAGCACCGAAGAAGCCATCGCGATTGCCAACGACAGCATCTATGGCTTGGCGGCTGCCATCTGGACCAGCAACCTGTCCAAGGCGCACCTGGCCGCCAAGGCGCTGCGTGTCGGCAGCATGTGGGTCAACCAGTATGACGGTGGCGACATGACCGCGCCGTTTGGTGGCTTCAAGCAGTCGGGCAATGGCCGCGACAAGTCGCTGCATGCCTTCGACAAGTACACCGAGATCAAAGCCACCTGGATCAAGCTGTAA